AGCTTCTACACAGCCCCAGGCTGCATGGCCAGAGGGCATGAACTTCAACTCCCTGCCCCCAGAAATGCCAGCCTGGCTCCCAGCAGAGGATCAGGCCCCGTGCTGCCACTTCTCAGTTAACAGTGTGTCGTGGAGTCTCCAGCCTCAAGTCAtctcttatttttgtttgacTTGGAAGACAAACTACAAAAATAGATGTGTTTACTTGCTGCATTCACCAGTTTTATGTTTCTCAGGAGTCGACCAGTGCCTAGGAATGACTCCACAGTGAGGTAAGGTCTAGCTTATAGATGATCTCTTTTATCCCAAAGCATCCTAAAATGTCACACAACACAAGAATACAGCCACTTCTGGGGTGAAGTGCAGGAGCAGCCTAGACTCTCTACCCTAAATTCAGAGTACCTCAACCCTAAATTCAGAGTACCTCAAGCCCAGAGATTTCATTTTCTCCTGCCTGGAACTGCTGTAATTCCTTTGACTCATCCTAACTGCTCACAGCTAGAGCAGGCTACCCCACACAGGGCAAAACAGTCAAGGGGGAAACCAGGAGAAACAGCAAACGATGACTTGGACCTTTGCTCTTTCAGAGGCTTCTGGATGTCTCCTGTTATCAGGTAGGTCAGAAATagcccagctccagccttttTCCCAGCTGGACTCAAACTGTAGCCTCTCTTTGCATGCCAGGAAGCCAAATAGCTCCAGGAATTGGACCCACTTCTAAGCAGTACAAGTGAGGTCTGGATGTAGTGGTCAGTTTTTAACCAAAGGCTATTATTTGGAGTGGATCCTTTTCCTTATTGCTTGACTTTTATCCCTTATCTCTATCCTGTTAGGAAAGCCCAGACAACTGGGAAAGGCCAGTTTTAAGAGAATCTCCTTAGAACTGGGTTTCCTGAGGAATTTCCAGCGACACAATAAGCTGCTATTTCCCACTGAACAGCAAGTTCTCAGCCTTGTGAACCCTCAGCCTCTCTCAAGAATTGTAGGCTCTTAACATGTCAGtctgggagagagagaagagacaaTGTAGAGCATCCTGCAGGCAtgtccacacacacacaagagcCAGACGTGGCAAAGAAAGCCTCCTGCACAGAGGAGGTTCTGCATTTGGACAGCTTTCCCAGCTTGTTTGTCTGCAGGGTGTCTCAGGGAGGAGCCAGTAAAGAAACAACCAAAGCAAAGGCTATCAGATTCCCTCCCCAGGAGGCTGCTTTGTCGtctgttttgcttattttaccTTCTGTCCCCAATTTCTTTTGAGTCCCAGCAGTAATTGTTGAGGCAGTTTTACAGCCTCGTGCCCCTGCAGCTCTGACACGCTGCTGGGTGGGTTTTGGAGGGCTCAGTTAACTCCATCGTGACTTTTAGCAGCTTGTTTGGACAACAGTGCTGTTCATCCATCCCTGCCTCACCTTTCAGGCAGTGGTGGCATAAGGAGAGGCCACCAGGGcattatttccctttcccaaGCTCATGCCCTGGGAGCCACAGCCCACTGATGGTCAGGAATAGAGCAACCCCCCCTCCAGGAGAGTTCCTGCTCCCATCAGCTGTGTTTTAGGTGTGCTCTATTTTTAGAGGCTTCTCTGAATCTTGCCAGGCTCTGGGAGTTCTCAGCGTGGTGGGTGGGGGGAAGCAAGGCAAAGACAGTGATGGATGAGCCTCTGAGCACCcatcagcccctccagccacaacaggaaagggaagcagagggTGGCTGCTGAGTTCCTATCAGGAGAGACTGCCTGGCCCCCActtcaagtgcagctgcaggagagctggccaagctctgctctctgctcaCAGCCTGGAATTCAGACCGGAGTGAGGCCGATTTTCCATCAGCCTCAACACCCAGGTGACAGCTCGagcctctcccctcccagctctgcagctttcCTGTTCTCCCCCTCGTGCCAGCAGCCTTTGGGACTAGAGAAGCTTGGCTTCAGGATAAATGCCACCCAAAAACTGGCATGCTGGGGTGGAACAGgttcagcactgcagcacaggagcACAACTGGACCAGTCTGAGACAGGGATTTCCAGTTATTTCTCTGGTCTAGGTTGCCAGAAAGGCACAGACCTCCAGTTTTGGGGTTTATAACGGGGCTGCCTCTAAGGTGGGCTTTGCTGGGGGCTCCCTTTGCATCTGGAGCCTTTTGCCCCCTCtcaaaaataaggcaaaaacACGTGAGCAGGAACAAAGCTCGGAGCACAAGAAACAATCCCCCTTTTTGTGTGAAGCCAGCCCAGCAGCCGGGCAGTgagtgggaggagagggaatgacTCCCTGTGCCGTCAGCAGGGCTCCTCCGGCCCGGCTGACCTCAGCCAGCTCACTCCATGCTCCTGGAACACTTGGAAACTTGTCCCCCCATGCTGGGCAGCGACAGAGGGAGCACAGCATGGGATCATCTCTGAGTCAGCTCCAAGTTTCTCCCTCAAGGCACCGATTCTTCATTTTCCATGCATTCATCAAGTTCTGGAGGTGTGGGTGCCTTGTGGATCCAGGCTCTGGTGCACAAAAGCCACAGACAGGATGGGACAATCCACATGCTGACTTTGCTGGCACAAAAGAGCTGAGCCAGTGAGGCTCCTGGAGCACTGGGAAGCTCAGGAGGGAAAGGACGTGGAACAGGGCACACTCTGTCCCTGGGCAAGGCTGCCACTGCCCTCACAAACCAAGCCTTGGGAGCTGGCGAGGCTCATGTGTCCCTTTTCACCATCACAGGCTCAGTTTGAGGTCATTTTATCAATTAAAGGGGTAGAGGAGGGCTGCTGAGATTTCCAAGGACTGAACAGTCGCTTGTTTCTGTGGGAAGGGACCAATTCCACCCTGAGCCACCCAATGCAGGCAGGAGCTTCACTGCACCTGATGCCAACACTGGGGGACATAACCCTTAATATCCAACTTGAACTCACTCCTGGAAAGAGCCATGCTGAGCTCTGAGAGGGCAGGATGAAATCTGAAAGTAATAAGGGGGGAAAGACTTCCTACCATCAACAAGTTGCTGTTTATAGTCAAAAGAAGGCAGATTAGAATTCCTGTGGCATAAACAAGCCCGAGGGAGTGGAGGGTTCTGCTGGGAAACACTCTGCCTGACTCTTCCTCACTGCAAGTCCTGCCAGCCTCGTGTCCTCCCACGTCACACCAGGGAAATAGCTGCAATTCCAGCAGTCCATAAAGAAAGAGGTGACTTGATGCCTACAAAGCCATCAAAACAATTCCCATCTATTTTGGGGATAAGAGACTTTTGTTCCAGAGCTGGGTGCTGTAATGCCTGACCCAGTGGTGAAAGGACAACAAGAGCACAAATATTCCCCCGCAAATAAGTGGCACTATTGGACAGAAAtgtcccctctgctccccacccttCCAGGGAGGCTCCTTCTGCAAGAGGAATTTGCTTCTTCAGTCAAGAAAGAGGAGGCAGGTGATGTGAGTGCAGAGCCATATCCACACTCCTCACTTCCCAATAGGAAAGAGGAGTCAAATCAAATCCAGTAAGAAACATTACAGAAGCTGGAAAGGAGGTGAAGTCCACTAAGCTAAACAAATTAGCCTCGTGGAAATCTGCCACTGCAGCAAATTCCTAGAAATGGTCTTGgaaatccccccaaaaatgtGATGGGTCACAGGGAATGCCACTTAAACATTCAGAGAAGTAGAGTATGGGAACAGCAACAGAGCAACAGCTGCACTCACACTGACACTGACCCACATCTCTGTGCATGATTGGACTCAAATCCCGGTCTTTACTGAAAATCTGCAATTCCAGCTattcctgccctccccagctgAACCAAGAAATGAAGTAACACTTACCACTTCCACAGGCATTTTCCCTCCTGGCTCTCCAAAGAAGAGGAGAGCTCTGTGTGCACAGATTTATATGTGGATGGgatgcagggcaggaaaaaaagggagggaggggtcGTCAGCCTCAGGCACATTCAGCTGGAAATTCCAGGTGTTTCTGTTGCTGTTCAGGAGAGGTGGCAGGGAAGGCTGTGTTCAAACTGGGCTGCTCAAAGTGTGGGGCCTGCCCTGATCCCTGGTCCTGCAGAGGAAATCTGGCAGATCCTGTTTTGGAGAGTTCTCCCACACATGGGGCTCTTTCTGCCTCTGCTTCCTGGCACCTGTCAAGGACGTTGCTGTCGTGATACTCTGCCAGTAAAAGACACTCAGAGCTTCTCTTCTCGTGTGTTCTGTGCCTTTCCTCATCTCCATGACTGACAAGCTCCTGAGAGGCCGTGGCAGGCTGGTCAGGAATGGAGGTGACACGTGGAACATGATGGAGAGGTGTCCCAGAGGGTAAACAAGGAAAATTGATGCACAATGGACctgtgaaactgaaaaaaaaaagcaccttttccctgcagtcTTTCCCCCAGACTATTTGTTATTGCTTGCATCATCATTCATGTAGGCTATCAAGATTTCTCTCCCTGTGTGGAATTCCCTACAAGTCTCCAAATTCTGGGGGgttcttccctcttctctcctgCCCCTTCAGACGAGCTCGTGCCTGGATGTGAGGGGACACCCATTGCTCCACATTTCATCAGCAGAACGCAGCAAAACCACAATGTTTTCACCCCTTGTGTCAGACCTCTGACCCCAAACAGGAATCAAACGTTTTCCAGGACTGTGGATCAAAAAGCAGACAGTTTTAGTACAGGGATTCCTGGAATCATTTTTGTTACGGTTCATCGTTAATCAGGATGACAAGACTTTCCTGTGTTGCAGTTTTGGAAAGGAGCATGAAAGCTGGAGGCTGAGCCACGTCTTGTGTGCTGCAGTGAGCATCCCAAATCCTCCTGGAGCAGATATGGAGGATGCCAGCAGGAATGCAAAGACACTTAATGTCCCATGGTAGACCCTAGTAAAACATCCTGCACACGAGGGGGTCATGAGCTCAAAGAGAAAGTGTTTAATTTCTGATTGTGAACGATCCAGACACAGGAGGAACTCCAACAGTGACCTCATGGAAATGTGTTGTGCCAGAGGAACGCTTGGCCAGGCTTTGGAGGGAATTTTCCTTGTCTCCAGAACGTTCATGGGGTTTTGCTGAGCAGCCACGTCCAGCAGGACTGATGGAGAGATGGTGCATCTGTTGTgaacagccctgccctggggtaCAGTTACATGGGAGAACAACCTCCACCACCTGTGGGTTGCTCTGTTCTATCCTTTTAGTCTTTCCTGGATAAGAAAAGGGGCTTGTTGCTCTGCAGCTTTTCCATTATTATTGGGAATCCGTGAGTCTCTGTGAAATGGTTCAGCACAAACACGGCTTTGTTGCTTTCTGGTGGAAATGGGGGGATTCTGCAGCTGCAACATTTGTACTCCAGGAAATCTCCACCTGTGTTTTTCCAGCTCACAGGTCATAGCAAACCCCGTTCTCCATCACTGCTGTCTTGGTGAGACAACCCCCAAAGGCTCATCACAGCCTTTGGGTACCACATTGGAGGGGCTAAAATTGTGGCAAGGGGCAGTGAGATGTTAAATGGTCAAGGCAAGCACCAAAAAGCCCCATGAACAAAGGGCCCTTCGTCAAGAAACCAAGGTGAGTTCCACCCTCAGTACCTGTGCAATCCCAAGGAAACCTGATTTGCCAAGTGCTGACAGGAATGGTCTAGCCCAGGCATAGAGCCATGCCTGGGTACTGAGAACAAACTAGAAAAATAGCAGAGGTGTTCCCACCCTTATTCAGCTGCATGACATCCTTAACTGCAACCAGGCAAAAGGGTTTTCTGTCTTACCCCTCTATTTATGTTGGATATGGAGTATTGCATTATTAAAAAGCAGTAAATCAGGAGGCTGAATGAACCCTTTCCCTGTAACCTGAACTAAAACCCTTTGGTGCTCTGAAACACTTGGACTGATTGATTTCCTCTCTAGGCTTAATGTTTTGTTCTCTGGGTTTCTAAGCTGTGACTAGAAAGCAAATGCCAGAATATCCCAAGCAGAGTGTTTGCCTGGTGCATCTGGCTCGGATGGAGTCAGACcccacagcaaattaaatgTGTGCAGCAGCAGGTGAAGTGCAGCTGGTGCCTGCAAGAAAAGTGCCCTTTGTAACAGCATCTGTGCCCAAAGCTGAGACAATCCCACCCTCCCTGTCTGTGGGTCAAGACCTCATGAGGGGAAAGGCAGTGTGAGAGGGGAAAGCCATTTCCAAGAAGAAATAGGAGCTATCCAAGAGCAGTTTGCAAGAAAACTAGTTggatctcttccctctctcccatgCCCTGTTGTGGTAAAGCCCAATTTTCTGGCAGGAAAGGCAGCCCCTGGGtgtgctgtggggctgagctCCTTTTGGGACAAGGATAAGGAGTTTTATTTCCCAGCTGGACTCTGCTAACACTTGTTCCTCCCAAACACTGAGTGCTGTGTGAGTGGAGGGCTCTGTCTAcatctcagcagcagctgatttAGGGAGGCTGAGGGATCCAGGATGGCTGAAAAGGTGGGAATCCCGGTGTAAGTGCTGATGGCCAGCATGGGACCACGGTCACCATGCTTAAAATAGAAACCAGAAGGCCAAAAGGCAATTCTTTCCAAAatgtgctgagcagagccccAGGCTCAGCATCACAACTGGGGCTGAAACAGCCCAGATTGATGAGGGGAAGCTGGTGAAGGAGCCAGGAGGGCTTTTCAGGGACAAAGCAGATATTCTGGGCTTTGAGCAGCAGGATGCTTTTGTCTGGAGGAAGTCTGCTCCCCTGGCTTCCAATTTTACTTCTGTTCTTCTGTGTAGGGCTTGGTTTCCTCAGTTCTATCCAAGTACGTGAGGAACAATGAAGGAGGCACGAGCAGAACTGGAGGCATCTGAAAGCAGAGAGCAAACAGCACCACTGCTTCCCTGAGTGgtttgtctggggttttttggcttTGCTTCTTATCTCTCCCTGAGCTTCACACGAACCATTGAAACTCAGGTCCAGCCCTGCACATCCTGTCTCTTTTTTACCTGCTGGAGGGTTGCCCACCATGTCTCAGGGGGAAGGAGCACTCCAGTGTCTCCTGGTGTGACCCAGCAGTGCTTCCCAGGATGGTCTGGTTGACCTTTATGATGCTGAACCCCCCGGCTGTGCCGACAGTGGAACAAACTGCTTCATGCAGAGATGTCCTGCCTCCCAAAGTAGCCCCAGAGACAGGATGTCAGAACAATCTCCAGCTCCTAAAATGGCTGGGAATGGCTTTTCAGCTTCCCCTTAAATATCCAGCATGATAACTTGTGCCAGTAGATCTGCTCAAAGCCCCAGTTTCTGCAGCCTGACAAGAATATGCTGAAAGGCCACAGGAAAAAAGCACAATTCTGtttccccttcttcctcccCAAATGTCTGTCACAAGGAGTTCCTTCCAGTGGTATCAAAGGTGGGCCACAGCCACTCTGTGCCTGTGGGAAATCCTCACCAGCCTTTGATTGcatcctgctctgtccctggaggtgccAGGGATTTGAGAAGGGCTCAGTGGCAGCTTTTCAGAACAGCAGATCCCAAGGGCAGATTGCTTTCATAGGGACACCCACTGCAGCCAAGTGCATCCCTGTGTTTCCTCCTGCAGACCAGGGACCCGGAGCCAGCTCCCTTTTCACTCTTGGCCACCTGCCCTGTCTGTCCCCACACCAGCCAGCACTTTCTCTTTGCAGTTTTCACCGTGTTATCTAAAACCCCTTGGtggggttggaaccagatgatctttacagtcccttccaacccaaaccattccgtgatcCCTTAGGCAGGTTCTCATCCTTTCCTGGGGAGAGAGACAAGGAAggtgcaggggctggggagTTGTGATTATCCCCTTGCACTGATAAAACACGAGCTGCCAGCCCCCCAGGATGGGCAGAGCAGTCATGTTGGCATTGCAACATATCACAAAGGCTTTAACACACTtcagcagcctcctgcctggTGCCATGCTGATGGAAAGGTGTTGACAAAAGAGTGATTTTAGCACCCTGGTTTATTAACTCTGCTGCTGAAAAGCAGGAGCAGAACAGTGCTtttgggggagagggaggaaagaacCCTCCTGTCCATCaccactgctctgctgccaaGGAGTTACAGAGCCAGCACCTCTGTAGAatgctctggcagctgcagaCAACTCCCTGGATGCTCAtcagctggcacagctcagcaggcagctcagagctgggatGCTCTCTAAGGGCCAGTGTCCCTTCCAATAACTCCCAGTCACCTTCCTGAgtgcaggaatgtcctgagtGAACATCTCTTTGCTCTTGCTTGCAGCAGGCTCAGGAAAGAGGAGTCCTTACTTAGGCCTGGCTTTGGGGAAGGAAGCCAAGGACAGGCCCCCAGTGAGGCAGAGTTCCTGGAGCACAGCTTCAGGTTGCACTTCACTTGGTGTAACTGGAGTAGATGCTCCGAGTGTCCCTCGTCCTCCCCTCCCTTGTGACTCAGGCATTCTGAGTGTGTGGCCAGGGAGGAGCTGGCTGGGAAAGCTGACAGGGATTTAATTGCTTCTGGCATCCAAGGGCACCCacccacagcctgggctggtccTGCTTCCCCACACCAGCATTTCCATGAACTCATGCCCTGGCAGAGGGagagctgcccagcacagccgtGACAatccctgcagctctgagcaTCCAGCGTGGACAATCCACGGCTCTTCTCTTGAAAAGTGGCTCTGTTGTTGGGCCAATAAATGCCCCTATTTTTTTGCCCCTGGGGAATGGGGTGTAGGTCCTTCCCTTGGGCTGCCACCACAAAACCTGGGAATGTTGCCCAGCCTGCCTTGGCATTGCTCTTTCACAGGGAGGGGGATGATGGCAGCCCCAACTATCCTGCTGCCACAGACAGGCAGAGGGATTGTTCCcatcagcagctcagctctgtgggAATTGGGTTCCTGTTCAGCTGCAGGAGGTGCTTGGGTCGGAGGGAAAGCAGTGACTGAGGTTTGGGAGGTGACTGCTGGCACTTAGAGGTGATGTGTGCACTGTGCCAGGACACACTGATCCCCCCGAGTCTCCTTTTGGGAAGTGACACTGTACTTTCCAGCAGTGGATCATAGGATCACACCATCCCAGACTCCCTCCCACTTGGCATTTTTCAGCCCTCACCAGCTAAATAGGGTCAGATCTGGCCAAAATTCCAGGGACAGACGCTGTTAACCAGCAATGGCCCTGCCCAGTAAGAGGGCTCCAAGGCAGAATCCGTGCCCAGGTACATGGATGGTCAGTGCCACTCCAGGCTGGAtgtcccagagcacagggactgTCCCAggctcagccccacagccccatcTCGAGGCCTGGGCacacccagagcagctgctcctccagggcacagcaccaGCTACAGCAGGCATTTGCAAACAATACATGAAATCCAGGGAAATTCCATCCTGGGGGATGACAGACAGCTAAAGGGGGGACCAAAACCCCAGTTAGTGCCCAGCCAAGTCCCAGGGGAGGATTCCCAGCACGGGGTGCAGTTGGTGACCCATTCTGCAGGCACTTACATACAAGGAAGACCAGCAGAGGGAAGAATCCCTTGGCAGGCACTCCCTGATTATTCCTCCTTTAATTCCTTCCATTCATTCTCACCCAAGttctccagcagagctggaaacaaTCACCAGTGACCAGTTAGctcagggaaagagaagggaggggaaggaggaccGGGAAGCTTCCCCGAAGCCATTCCAGTTACAATGAAGCTGTTAGCAACACAAGTGGAGAGAGCACAAGAAGACTGTCCAGAACATGTGTCACTGGGGTTATATTACCGTGCAAATCCTGCCAAATTAACCTGGAGAGTTATTCACAGAAAACTCAGCACTTGGAGCGTTCAACTGCCCGtgatgggatggggagcagcACATCCTCTCATGGTATGTGCAGCAGGTTCCAGCTTCCTTTCCCTGGCCTCCCTCAGAGGAGGAGTGTAGCATCCTTCCAATAAATTCCATGTTGTCCTTGGCTCTAAAAGATGATATTCCTGATTTCAGTTCAGCTTGACAGATGGTTTGTATTTGCACTGCCCCCAGCTGAGAACTCCAGTGACTGGAGGCACCAGAGGGCTGATAACCACTGAGAGTGGCATCTTCCTAATGCCTTCACCTGCACTGTTCACTCGTgagggaggagcaggaaagTACAAATAAACATAGACCTGACCAAAGGCTGGATGGAAATGCATTTTGGTGTCTTCTGAGGTCCATCAGTACCGGGCTAGTGCCATGGCTTTGAGTGTGGAGATGTCACAGGGAAATTAAATCCATAAATAGTttggacttaaaaaaaaccaaacagttaaaacacatttctgtcctcctgcagcactttgctgagcagagctgtgctctgggctggtttGGGAGCTCTCAGGACAAAGCCCTGCCTGTGGGAGTGCAGAGGAGGCATCACCACATCTGTGGGCACAGTCCCTGCCTGGCACATCAGCCCTGCACACAGcaggctggcacagctgccctcaGCACTTGAGCCAAGGCTGAGGATATTGAGGGTGGCTCTGTCTCTCTACAGGAAATTTAGGATCAAACCTAAATTTCAGCTCAGAGCTACGGCACTGCTGGGAATGCTTTGTTGTGGGCTCTGCCCGTGCCAGGACACCCTGAGGTACAGCCTGAGCCGTGTGCTCTGCTACTGAGATTTCAGGTAGATTCATTTCCCCTTTGTTAttaaatttttctgtaaaataaaataccaaatTAAATCGATTTTTGGCTTTATTGGGAAGGCTGTAGCAAATAACTCTGAGCTTCTTtgcagggacagcagtgggGATGGTTCACTGCAATGCTTGCAGCACGGCCAGGCTGAAGAATCCTTTCCTTGTAAAAGCAGTTGGATTGAACAGGTGAgcaaaaggaacagcagctcatatCAAATATCTGTACCCAGTAAGCAGACATTGCCCTCAGGCAAAACCTTGTTATCCTGTAGCATGATATCCCCTTTCCATGGAACAGAactttcttgtttttcctcagCCCTGCCAGAAGCTGACaagtatttttctcctttttttttttcctctccaattCACTTGCATCTGTAGCCACCCCTGGTTGTTTCTCAGGGTGGTACCAGGGCCATGCAGGGCAAGAAGACTGGAAAAACCAAtcctcagaagaaaaagaaaaattaccttttaccTTACAGTGCTTGTGGTGTGGAACAACAGGTACAGTGTGGCTTGAGACAGAACAGAGAGAAACTCCCTCGGGGCATTTGGAATCTCCTTTATTTCCACAGAACACTGAAAATGGTTATACTGGGGAGGCAGGGGAACAGCACCCAGCGGGAACACACAGCCTGCAGTGAtgagcagcacacagagcccacTAACACCGCTACAGAGACCGCGGGGATGTGACGGGAtggagctgccctgccctgccctgcctctcGCCCGCACCGTGCCGTCCCTCGGCTGCAGTTTTTGGCAATGCCGTGTGACAGGGGATCTGTGCTACCACTTCAGACACCGCTGGAATCACGAGGGAGCCCCGGCTGACCCGGCTGAGCATCAGCTCATGTTCCGCGGGAGCTCCGCAGAATCCCGGGGAGGGACCGcgaggggatggggagggacgGGGCGGGGAGAGGACGGTGCTGGCGCTGCCAACTCACACCCAGGCCTTGACCTGAGTGttccagcccctggcacagccacaggGACCTCCCCCCTCGTAGCGGCACCACCTGCCCCCCTTGTACACGGCCAGGCTGTAGGGCTGGAAGCACATGAAGAGCCGCAGGCGCCGGGCCAGGCTGCAGTAGATGGCCATGGCCACCACGATGAGAGGGGACATGATGACAAAGCCCAGGATGATGAGGGCAGAAGAGCTGTTGTCATCCAGGATGCTCTTGCAGTAGCGGGCagatgagtgcaggacctgggGGGAGAGTGAGACAGAGCTTAGAAACACAGAGCCACAGAGCCATTGAGAGtggaaaacacctccaagatcatccagtccaaccattaactcaCTGCCAGATCCACCCCTAAGCATCACATCTGCAGCTTCTCACAGGTCTGGTGGTGGGTGGGAACCCTTGAATTCCTGGTGCTTTCACACAAAAAcatctcttcccttcctctgaGCTGAGCTCAGCACACTTCAGGCTGCACTAGGTGATGACATCACATCTTAATCAAGATTGCAATTATTCCAGCATCGCTGTGGGACAAGGACACTGCACACTGATCCTGAAGCAGGAAACACTAATCTTTATTAAATCATCAAATAGCATTTGATGGGCAGCAAAAGGCCTCCTGGTGCTACATCCATGTGTGTGGAAATTACAACAGagtaaataaaaacacagcaaGATGTGAGATCCTGCAGACAGAGCTTGGTCATTCCATAGCTGCTTGCTGGCTGGAGACCCTCCAGACCCCTGCCCTGGAACAGACCCTTTGTGTTCTGTCCTCTGTACACACTGGACTCGTTTCTGCCTCTGAGCATCTCTTGGCACTGAAAAACCTGCCAGAAAAGACCATTCACTCCATTTGCTTCAAAGCAAAGACCAACTGGGCCTCGCTGAGTGGTATTTAAAGCCCTCCTTccgtgctggcagcagcagagccgaGCTGAGCACTCGGTTGTTGTGCATTAACAAAGGCTGCAGGCAGCCCCCACGTCCCCagacttctttcctttttccctgtcCTTTCAGCAGTAAAAGAAACACAACCCATCATACTGCAAAAAACCAACAATAAATCCATCTAATGGACCTGCAGTGCAGAAATCAGCCTCTGGCTACCAGGAAGGCACTGAAAGGCCCAAAGACAAAAGGACTGCTCTTGTGAAGCCAATTGCCACAATCCCTTGCTATGACTGTATTAAAGAAAAGTCTGTGTTAAAAGACTCCTTGTGGCTTCCAGCAACACAGGGGCTTTCACTTCTGTCTATTTGGCTGCACTCAAAACCCTTTTGCATCTCCTGAAAGCCTTTGGCTGTGCCTGCAAAGGAGAACTTGAGGTTTTCCAAGGTGAGGGAAGTTGGAAGGGGCAGTTCTGGGAGCCAGttctcatcttttttctttttttccccattttcagTCCAATTTGAGGCCAATAAATTCTGACTTATGAAACAGTCATATTGAGCTGGTCTAACAGTTAATGCCTGCAAAGGAAGCAGGAGAACTGCTTTTTCACCTCCATGTTTGGTCAAGTGatcctaaaaatatttataggaATATACCAAGAAGAAATTTGTAAGGAAATAATGCAATCCAGAGCACAGCAAACAAATGGAAGAACCACACATGCAGCCAGGGGCAGAGGGGGCTCATTTTGGGTGCACAGCATATTTAGGAACACATCTGAATGTTAGACTGGCATAAGAAGGGGATTAAATATTCTGTCAGACTTTATTAATTCTATCTTACTTAAACAGAAAGCAGCAAAGCCTtccagagcccaggcaggacTGTGAGTTACAGAGGAGTTCAGGTTGGCAGCTCTCAGTCACAGACAAGAGAGAAACGTTGTGACATTAAAAtgcaaacagcattttaatCAAAATCAAGCTGGGGAGTGTGTTCACCtcacctggcactgctgcttgGTGTTTCCATGGGGATACAACTTTATTGCCCAATCAAGCTGCCATTTCCCACAGTACCTGTCAGCCCAGATTCTACACATACCccccttaggaaaaaaatctgtccaGGCACACACCCCTTAtgaaaacaaagccaaagcttggGGTGTCTCACCTTACCTTTACAGCCACTGCTCAAATAAACCCTCGGGGTGGCCCTAAagtggctgggagcagccagaggGATTGAAGCTTTCTTACCTGGGAGTGGCACTGGAAGCCAAAATAAAC
Above is a window of Pseudopipra pipra isolate bDixPip1 chromosome 22, bDixPip1.hap1, whole genome shotgun sequence DNA encoding:
- the TMEM88B gene encoding transmembrane protein 88B, producing the protein MSAQDTEDFGAENLSEKSRMIPGLPPYDMDDQLLPREQRNPWCCLAWTLVIGTMNSLVFLINLLLMFVIFTVVLLPTIVVVYFGFQCHSQVLHSSARYCKSILDDNSSSALIILGFVIMSPLIVVAMAIYCSLARRLRLFMCFQPYSLAVYKGGRWCRYEGGGPCGCARGWNTQVKAWV